Proteins encoded by one window of Dryocola sp. LX212:
- the mraY gene encoding phospho-N-acetylmuramoyl-pentapeptide-transferase, which produces MLVWLAEHLVKYYSGFNVFSYLTFRAIVSLLTALFISLWMGPRMIARLQELSFGQVVRNDGPESHFSKRGTPTMGGIMILTSIVISVLMWAYPSNPYVWCVLFVLVGYGAIGFVDDYRKVVRKDTKGLIARWKYFWMSAIALAVAFTMYIAGKGTPATELVVPFFKDVMPQLGLFYVLLAYFVIVGTGNAVNLTDGLDGLAIMPTVLVAGGFALVAWATGNIKFAEYLHIPYLRHAGELVIVCTAIVGAGLGFLWFNTYPAQVFMGDVGSLALGGALGTIAVLLRQEFLLVIMGGVFVVETLSVILQVGSFKLRGQRIFRMAPIHHHYELKGWPEPRVIVRFWIISLMLVLIGLATLKVR; this is translated from the coding sequence ATGTTAGTTTGGCTGGCCGAACATTTGGTCAAATACTATTCCGGCTTTAACGTCTTTTCCTATCTGACGTTTCGCGCCATCGTCAGCCTGCTGACCGCGCTGTTCATCTCTTTGTGGATGGGCCCGCGCATGATCGCACGTTTACAGGAACTCTCTTTCGGCCAGGTCGTTCGTAACGACGGCCCGGAATCGCACTTCAGCAAGCGCGGGACGCCGACAATGGGCGGGATCATGATCCTGACGTCGATTGTGATATCCGTGCTGATGTGGGCATACCCTTCTAACCCGTATGTCTGGTGTGTGCTGTTTGTGCTGGTTGGCTACGGCGCGATTGGCTTTGTGGATGACTACCGAAAAGTCGTGCGTAAAGACACTAAGGGATTGATTGCGCGCTGGAAATACTTCTGGATGTCCGCCATTGCTCTCGCCGTGGCCTTTACCATGTATATTGCCGGAAAAGGAACGCCGGCCACTGAGCTGGTTGTGCCGTTCTTTAAGGACGTGATGCCGCAGCTTGGCCTGTTCTATGTCCTGCTGGCTTACTTCGTCATCGTGGGCACCGGCAACGCCGTGAACCTTACCGACGGGCTGGATGGGCTTGCCATTATGCCAACCGTGCTGGTTGCGGGGGGCTTTGCACTGGTCGCCTGGGCAACGGGTAACATCAAGTTTGCTGAATATCTGCACATCCCTTATCTGCGTCATGCGGGTGAGCTGGTCATCGTCTGTACGGCGATTGTCGGTGCGGGTCTTGGCTTCCTGTGGTTCAACACCTATCCGGCTCAGGTCTTTATGGGCGATGTCGGTTCATTGGCCCTGGGCGGTGCATTAGGCACTATTGCAGTTCTGCTGCGTCAGGAGTTCCTGCTGGTGATTATGGGCGGCGTGTTTGTGGTTGAAACCCTATCCGTCATCCTGCAGGTCGGCTCCTTCAAGCTGCGCGGTCAGCGCATCTTCCGTATGGCGCCTATCCACCACCACTATGAACTGAAAGGCTGGCCGGAGCCGCGCGTCATCGTGCGCTTCTGGATTATCTCACTGATGCTGGTCCTTATTGGCCTGGCTACCCTGAAGGTGCGTTAA
- the murF gene encoding UDP-N-acetylmuramoyl-tripeptide--D-alanyl-D-alanine ligase, producing MIRVALSKMSEILTGHLHGADADIIDVTTDTRKLTPGCLFVALKGERFDAHDFAQDAVNGGAGALLVSRKLPIDVPQLVVDDTRLAFGQLAAWVRQQVPTRVVALTGSSGKTSVKEMTAAILRQCGNTLYTAGNLNNDIGVPMTLLRLTPEYDYAVIELGANHQGEIAWTVGLTRPEAALVNNLAAAHLEGFGSLAGVAKAKGEIYAGLPAKGIAILNADNNDWLNWQAVIGERKVWRFSPNAADSDFTATNLHITTHGTEFTLQTPTGDVDVIMPQPGRHNIANALAAASLAMAVGAPLEAIKAGLAELKAVPGRLYPIQLAETHLLLDDSYNANVGSMTAAAQVLSEMPGFRVMVVGDMGELGKDAQDCHREVGEAAKAAGIDRVLSVGSLSEIISKASEVGEHFTDKKAVVERLKALLAEHSIMTILVKGSRSAAMEEVVRALQEKGTC from the coding sequence ATGATCCGCGTAGCGCTCAGCAAAATGTCAGAGATCCTGACTGGCCACCTGCATGGAGCAGATGCCGATATTATTGATGTCACCACCGATACGCGCAAACTGACGCCGGGCTGCCTGTTTGTGGCGCTGAAAGGCGAACGTTTTGACGCGCATGATTTCGCGCAGGATGCCGTCAACGGCGGGGCTGGTGCACTGCTGGTGAGCCGTAAACTGCCAATCGACGTGCCGCAGCTGGTCGTTGATGACACTCGTCTGGCGTTTGGCCAGCTGGCCGCGTGGGTCCGTCAACAGGTGCCGACCCGCGTGGTTGCCCTGACCGGTTCATCCGGGAAGACCTCTGTAAAAGAGATGACGGCAGCGATTTTGCGCCAGTGCGGAAACACGCTGTACACCGCCGGTAACTTGAATAACGACATCGGTGTGCCAATGACGCTGCTGCGCCTGACCCCAGAGTATGACTATGCGGTCATTGAACTCGGCGCAAACCATCAGGGGGAAATTGCCTGGACGGTAGGGCTGACCCGCCCTGAAGCCGCACTGGTAAATAATCTGGCGGCTGCACACCTGGAAGGTTTCGGCTCGCTTGCCGGTGTGGCAAAAGCGAAAGGCGAAATTTATGCCGGTTTGCCCGCTAAAGGTATCGCGATCCTTAACGCCGACAATAACGACTGGCTGAACTGGCAGGCAGTGATTGGCGAACGCAAAGTCTGGCGCTTCTCACCGAATGCGGCAGACAGCGATTTCACCGCGACCAATCTCCATATCACCACTCACGGCACAGAGTTTACGCTGCAGACCCCAACGGGCGATGTGGATGTGATTATGCCGCAGCCGGGCCGCCATAACATTGCTAATGCTCTGGCCGCCGCCTCGCTGGCCATGGCCGTGGGCGCGCCTCTGGAAGCGATTAAAGCTGGTCTGGCAGAGCTCAAGGCTGTACCGGGTCGTCTTTATCCGATTCAGCTTGCTGAAACGCACCTGCTGCTGGATGACAGCTACAACGCAAACGTAGGCTCGATGACTGCAGCCGCTCAGGTGCTGTCTGAAATGCCCGGTTTCCGCGTGATGGTGGTCGGCGACATGGGTGAGTTGGGCAAAGATGCCCAGGACTGTCACCGTGAGGTGGGGGAAGCGGCGAAGGCTGCAGGAATTGACCGTGTGTTAAGCGTTGGCTCGCTGAGCGAAATAATCAGCAAAGCCTCCGAAGTTGGTGAGCATTTCACCGATAAAAAGGCCGTAGTGGAGCGCCTGAAAGCGCTGCTCGCGGAGCATTCGATAATGACTATTTTAGTGAAAGGTTCACGTAGTGCGGCCATGGAAGAGGTGGTTCGCGCATTACAGGAGAAAGGTACATGTTAG
- the murC gene encoding UDP-N-acetylmuramate--L-alanine ligase, translated as MNTQQLAKLRSIVPEMRRVRHIHFIGIGGAGMGGIAEVLANEGYQISGSDLAPNPVTQQLSALGATIYFNHRPENVRDASVVVVSTAISQDNPEIVAAHEARIPVIRRAEMLAELMRFRHGIAIAGTHGKTTTTAMVSSIYAEAGLDPTFVNGGLVKAAGTHARLGHSRYLIAEADESDASFLHLQPMVSVVTNIEADHMDTYQGDFENLKQTFINFLHNLPFYGRAVMCVDDPVIRELLPRVGRQTTTYGFSDDADVRIESYQQKGPQGHFTLVRRDLPELHVTLNAPGRHNALNAAAAVAVATEEGIEDEAIQRALESFQGTGRRFDFLGEYPLAPVNGKDGSAMLVDDYGHHPTEVDATIKAARAGWPDKNLVMIFQPHRFTRTRDLYDDFANVLSQVDSLLMLDVYAAGEAAIPGADSRSLCRTIRGRGKVDPILVPDALQVADMLAPVLTGNDLIIVQGAGNVGKVAKNLAEIKLQPQAKEEDHHG; from the coding sequence ATGAATACACAACAACTGGCGAAACTGCGTTCTATCGTGCCCGAGATGCGTCGCGTCCGGCACATTCACTTTATTGGCATCGGCGGCGCCGGTATGGGCGGTATTGCCGAAGTTCTGGCCAATGAAGGCTATCAGATTAGCGGTTCCGACCTTGCGCCGAATCCGGTCACGCAGCAGTTGTCGGCACTGGGTGCCACTATTTATTTTAATCATCGCCCGGAGAACGTGCGTGATGCGAGCGTTGTGGTGGTTTCGACGGCTATTTCTCAGGATAACCCGGAAATCGTTGCCGCTCATGAAGCCCGTATCCCGGTGATTCGTCGCGCGGAGATGCTGGCCGAACTGATGCGTTTTCGCCATGGCATTGCCATTGCGGGGACGCACGGCAAGACCACCACAACCGCGATGGTTTCAAGCATTTATGCAGAAGCAGGCCTGGATCCTACGTTTGTTAACGGCGGTCTGGTAAAAGCAGCGGGAACCCACGCTCGCCTGGGACACAGCCGTTATTTGATCGCGGAAGCGGATGAGAGCGATGCGTCATTCCTTCATCTGCAGCCGATGGTCTCTGTTGTCACCAATATCGAAGCTGACCACATGGATACCTACCAGGGCGACTTCGAAAACTTAAAGCAGACATTCATTAATTTCCTGCACAATCTGCCGTTTTATGGTCGGGCAGTGATGTGCGTGGATGACCCGGTTATCCGCGAGTTGCTGCCACGCGTTGGCCGCCAGACAACGACCTACGGCTTCAGCGACGATGCTGACGTGCGCATTGAGTCGTACCAGCAGAAAGGCCCGCAGGGTCATTTCACCCTCGTGCGACGGGATTTGCCTGAGCTGCATGTAACGCTGAACGCACCGGGACGCCATAACGCATTGAACGCAGCGGCAGCGGTTGCTGTGGCTACGGAAGAAGGTATTGAAGATGAAGCCATTCAGCGCGCGCTGGAAAGCTTCCAGGGCACCGGGCGTCGTTTTGATTTCCTGGGCGAATATCCTCTTGCGCCGGTCAATGGCAAAGACGGTAGCGCAATGCTGGTGGACGACTACGGTCACCACCCAACGGAAGTCGATGCGACGATTAAAGCTGCCCGCGCCGGCTGGCCGGATAAAAATCTGGTTATGATCTTCCAGCCGCATCGCTTTACGCGCACGCGTGACCTGTATGACGACTTTGCTAACGTCCTGTCTCAGGTAGATTCTCTGCTGATGCTGGACGTTTATGCTGCTGGAGAGGCAGCTATTCCGGGGGCTGACAGCCGTTCGCTGTGTCGTACCATTCGCGGCCGCGGTAAAGTTGATCCGATTCTGGTACCGGATGCGCTTCAGGTTGCCGATATGCTGGCACCGGTATTGACCGGAAACGATCTGATCATTGTGCAAGGGGCGGGTAACGTCGGTAAAGTGGCTAAAAATCTGGCTGAAATCAAATTACAGCCACAGGCTAAAGAGGAGGACCATCATGGCTGA
- a CDS encoding D-alanine--D-alanine ligase, protein MADKVAVLLGGTSAERDVSLQSGAAVLAGLKEGGVDAHGVDPKETAVTELKNQGFDKVFIALHGRGGEDGTLQGLLEFLDLPYTGSGVMASAITMDKLRTKLLWQGAELPVAPWVALTRRDVEAGITATTVERIAQLGLPVIVKPSREGSSVGMSKVNEVAALPAALELAFEHDEEVLIEKWLSGPEYTVAILGEEILPSIRIQPSGTFYDYEAKYLSDETQYFCPSGLIEQREQELQALVLQAWQVLGCSGWGRVDVMLDSDGQFYLLEVNTSPGMTSHSLVPMAAREAGMTFSQLVVRILALAN, encoded by the coding sequence ATGGCTGATAAAGTTGCTGTTTTGCTGGGTGGAACTTCCGCTGAACGTGACGTGTCTTTGCAGTCGGGGGCCGCGGTGCTCGCCGGGCTGAAAGAAGGCGGTGTCGATGCCCATGGCGTCGACCCTAAAGAGACGGCCGTAACTGAACTTAAAAACCAGGGTTTTGACAAAGTATTTATTGCCTTACATGGGCGTGGTGGCGAAGACGGCACCTTACAGGGACTGTTAGAGTTCCTGGATTTACCTTATACCGGCAGCGGCGTAATGGCTTCGGCCATCACCATGGATAAACTGCGTACCAAATTGCTCTGGCAGGGTGCTGAATTGCCGGTTGCTCCGTGGGTTGCGTTAACGCGCCGCGATGTGGAAGCGGGCATTACAGCGACCACGGTGGAGCGCATCGCGCAGTTAGGTTTGCCGGTTATCGTGAAGCCGAGCCGCGAAGGTTCAAGCGTTGGCATGTCTAAGGTCAATGAAGTGGCAGCGCTGCCCGCTGCGCTGGAGCTGGCCTTTGAACATGATGAAGAAGTGCTGATCGAGAAGTGGCTGAGCGGCCCTGAATACACGGTAGCGATCCTCGGTGAGGAAATATTACCGTCAATTCGTATTCAACCGTCAGGAACCTTCTATGATTATGAGGCGAAGTATCTCTCTGATGAAACACAGTATTTCTGCCCGAGTGGTTTAATCGAGCAGCGAGAGCAAGAATTGCAGGCATTAGTGCTGCAGGCATGGCAAGTTTTAGGCTGTAGCGGCTGGGGCCGGGTAGACGTCATGCTCGATAGCGACGGGCAGTTTTACTTGCTGGAAGTGAACACCTCTCCGGGCATGACCAGCCATAGCCTGGTGCCGATGGCGGCTCGCGAGGCTGGGATGACGTTTTCGCAGCTGGTTGTGCGTATTCTGGCGTTGGCGAACTGA
- the murE gene encoding UDP-N-acetylmuramoyl-L-alanyl-D-glutamate--2,6-diaminopimelate ligase: MADRNLRDLLAPWVPVAPERALREMTLDSRVAASGDLFVAVVGHQADGRRYIPQAIAQGVAAVVAEADGIALDGEIREMHGVPVIYLSQLHQRLSALAGRFYHEPSSALRLVGVTGTNGKTTTSQLLAQWAALLGETSAVMGTVGNGLLGQVIPTENTTGSAVDVQQILSNLHEQGASFAAMEVSSHGLVQHRVAALKFQASVFTNLSRDHLDYHGDMAGYEAAKWLLFSEHESGQAIINADDEVGRKWLARLPDAVAVTMENNLQPGCRGRWLKATNVHYHDGGATIQFSSSWGDGEIESRLMGAFNVSNLLLALATLLALSYPLEDLMKTAQRLQPVCGRMEVFTAPGKTTVVVDYAHTPDALEKALQAARLHCTGKLWCVFGCGGDRDKGKRPMMGAIAEQYADVVVVTDDNPRTEEPKAIVNDILAGMLDAGCAYVVTGRAEAVTNAIMQAKENDVVLVAGKGHEDYQIVGNRRLDYSDRVTAARLLGVVA; this comes from the coding sequence GTGGCAGATCGTAACTTGCGCGACCTGCTCGCTCCATGGGTGCCAGTGGCCCCGGAGAGAGCACTGCGAGAGATGACACTCGACAGCCGCGTGGCGGCTTCGGGCGACCTTTTTGTGGCGGTGGTCGGTCATCAGGCGGACGGGCGTCGGTATATCCCGCAGGCGATTGCGCAGGGCGTAGCTGCCGTCGTGGCTGAAGCCGACGGCATTGCCCTGGACGGCGAAATCCGTGAAATGCACGGCGTGCCGGTGATTTACCTCAGCCAGCTTCATCAGCGTCTCTCTGCCCTGGCAGGCCGTTTTTACCATGAGCCATCATCCGCACTGAGGCTGGTTGGTGTGACCGGCACTAACGGTAAAACCACCACCTCGCAGCTGCTGGCGCAGTGGGCCGCTCTGCTGGGCGAAACCAGTGCCGTTATGGGCACGGTGGGCAACGGTCTGTTAGGTCAGGTCATACCGACCGAGAACACCACCGGCTCCGCCGTGGACGTCCAGCAAATCCTCTCTAACCTGCACGAGCAGGGCGCTTCTTTTGCTGCGATGGAAGTCTCCTCCCACGGTCTGGTGCAGCATCGCGTTGCGGCGCTGAAATTCCAGGCCTCCGTGTTCACCAACCTGAGCCGCGATCACCTCGATTACCATGGCGATATGGCTGGCTACGAAGCGGCTAAATGGCTGCTGTTCTCCGAACACGAATCCGGGCAGGCCATTATTAACGCTGATGACGAAGTGGGCCGCAAGTGGCTGGCTCGTCTGCCTGATGCCGTAGCGGTGACGATGGAAAATAACCTTCAGCCCGGCTGCCGCGGGCGCTGGCTCAAAGCGACCAATGTTCATTACCACGATGGTGGCGCCACTATCCAGTTCAGCTCCTCCTGGGGCGATGGCGAAATTGAAAGCCGCCTGATGGGCGCATTTAACGTCAGCAATCTGCTGCTGGCGCTGGCTACCCTACTGGCGTTGAGCTATCCGCTTGAAGATCTAATGAAAACCGCCCAGCGGTTACAGCCCGTTTGTGGGCGTATGGAAGTGTTCACCGCACCGGGTAAAACAACCGTAGTGGTGGATTACGCGCACACGCCGGACGCGCTTGAAAAAGCGCTCCAGGCCGCTCGCCTGCACTGCACAGGCAAACTGTGGTGCGTATTTGGCTGCGGCGGGGACCGGGACAAGGGCAAACGCCCTATGATGGGTGCCATTGCTGAACAGTATGCCGATGTGGTTGTGGTCACCGATGACAACCCAAGAACAGAAGAACCGAAAGCCATCGTCAACGATATACTGGCTGGCATGCTCGATGCAGGCTGCGCTTATGTCGTTACTGGCCGTGCCGAAGCCGTAACCAACGCCATCATGCAGGCCAAAGAAAATGATGTGGTGCTGGTAGCGGGTAAAGGCCATGAAGATTATCAGATCGTAGGCAATCGTCGTCTCGACTATTCCGACCGCGTAACTGCTGCTCGCCTGCTGGGAGTCGTAGCATGA
- the ftsW gene encoding cell division protein FtsW, translating to MRLSLPRLRMPRIPGYAILAWVSSALKGWVMGSREGDSNSMVLYDRTLLWLTFGLAAVGFIMVTSASMPVGQRLANDPFLFAKRDGLYIILAFALSMITLRLPMEFWQRHSTAMLLLSIAMLLIVLVVGSSVNGASRWIAFGPLRIQPAEFTKLSLFCYLANYLVRKVDEVRNNLRGFLKPMGVILVMAVLLLAQPDLGTVVVLFVTTLAMLFLAGAKLWQFLAIIGMGISAVILLILAEPYRIRRVTSFWNPWEDPFGSGYQLTQSLMAFGRGELWGQGLGNSVQKLEYLPEAHTDFIFSIIGEELGYIGVALALMMVFFVAFRAMSIGRRALDMDQRFSGFLACSIGIWFSFQALVNVGAAAGMLPTKGLTLPLISYGGSSLLIMSTAIVMLLRIDYETRLAKAQAFTRGVR from the coding sequence ATGCGTTTATCACTCCCTCGCCTGCGTATGCCACGTATTCCAGGATATGCCATCCTGGCATGGGTGTCATCGGCGTTAAAAGGCTGGGTGATGGGATCCCGCGAGGGCGACTCCAACAGCATGGTGCTTTATGACCGCACCCTGCTGTGGCTGACGTTTGGTCTGGCAGCCGTGGGGTTTATCATGGTGACCTCGGCGTCCATGCCCGTGGGTCAGCGCCTTGCTAACGATCCGTTCCTCTTTGCCAAGCGTGACGGGCTTTACATCATTCTGGCCTTTGCGCTCTCTATGATAACGCTGCGCCTGCCAATGGAATTCTGGCAGCGTCACAGTACCGCCATGCTGTTGCTGTCCATCGCCATGCTGCTGATTGTTCTGGTGGTGGGGAGCTCGGTTAACGGTGCATCCCGCTGGATTGCCTTTGGCCCTTTGCGTATTCAGCCTGCTGAATTTACCAAGCTGTCGCTGTTCTGTTACCTGGCAAACTACCTGGTGCGTAAGGTGGACGAAGTCCGTAACAACCTTCGCGGCTTCCTGAAGCCGATGGGCGTTATTCTGGTAATGGCGGTTCTGCTGCTTGCCCAGCCTGACTTAGGTACCGTTGTTGTGCTGTTCGTGACCACGCTCGCGATGCTGTTCCTGGCCGGGGCCAAACTCTGGCAGTTCCTGGCCATCATCGGCATGGGGATCTCAGCAGTTATCCTGCTGATCCTTGCCGAGCCGTATCGTATTCGCCGTGTGACCTCCTTCTGGAACCCGTGGGAAGATCCGTTTGGCAGCGGCTACCAGCTGACGCAGTCTCTGATGGCATTCGGACGCGGTGAACTCTGGGGGCAGGGCTTAGGAAACTCGGTGCAAAAACTGGAGTATCTGCCGGAGGCGCACACGGACTTTATCTTCTCCATTATCGGCGAAGAGCTGGGATATATCGGTGTGGCACTGGCATTAATGATGGTATTCTTCGTCGCTTTTCGCGCGATGTCCATCGGGCGACGCGCCCTCGATATGGACCAGCGTTTCTCGGGCTTTCTGGCCTGTTCAATTGGCATCTGGTTCAGTTTCCAGGCGCTGGTGAACGTAGGCGCAGCCGCGGGGATGCTGCCGACGAAAGGCCTGACGTTGCCGCTCATCAGCTACGGTGGCTCCAGCCTGTTAATTATGTCTACGGCAATCGTAATGTTGCTGCGAATCGATTATGAAACGCGTCTGGCGAAGGCCCAGGCGTTTACGCGGGGTGTGCGATGA
- the murD gene encoding UDP-N-acetylmuramoyl-L-alanine--D-glutamate ligase produces the protein MADYQGKKVTIIGLGLTGLSCVDFFLARGVTPRVMDTRIAPAGIDKLPAAVERHLGSLNEDWLLAADLIIASPGMALALPALSKAAENGVEIIGDIELFCREAQAPIVAITGSNGKSTVTTLVGEMAKAAGVNVGVGGNIGLPALMLLEQHCELYVLELSSFQLETTHSLKAAAATILNVTEDHMDRYPFGLQQYRAAKLRVYENAAVCVVNADDALTMPVRGADERCISFGVDVGDYHLNRQQGDTWLRVKGEKVLNTKEMKLVGQHNYTNALAAMALADAVKLPRSSSLKALTTFTGLAHRFQLAWEHNGVRWINDSKATNVGSTEAALNGLHVEGTLHLLLGGDGKSADFSSLAPYLQGSKVRIYCFGRDGAELAQLRPDIAEQTETMAQAMALIGPRVQPGDMVLLSPACASLDQFKNFEQRGDVFTQLAKELG, from the coding sequence ATGGCTGATTACCAGGGTAAAAAGGTCACCATCATCGGGTTAGGATTGACGGGGCTGTCGTGCGTGGACTTCTTCCTTGCCCGCGGCGTGACGCCGCGCGTGATGGATACCCGCATCGCTCCGGCAGGCATTGATAAACTGCCTGCGGCGGTCGAGCGCCATCTGGGCAGCCTGAACGAAGACTGGCTGCTGGCAGCGGATTTAATCATCGCAAGCCCTGGTATGGCTTTGGCACTCCCGGCATTAAGCAAAGCGGCGGAGAACGGCGTAGAAATCATTGGTGACATTGAGCTGTTCTGCCGCGAAGCGCAGGCACCGATAGTCGCTATCACCGGCTCTAACGGTAAGAGCACTGTGACAACGCTGGTCGGTGAAATGGCGAAAGCCGCAGGGGTTAACGTTGGGGTCGGGGGCAATATTGGCCTGCCGGCGCTGATGCTCCTCGAGCAACACTGCGAGCTGTACGTGCTTGAGCTGTCCAGCTTCCAGCTGGAAACAACCCACAGCCTGAAGGCGGCGGCGGCCACGATCCTAAACGTGACCGAAGATCATATGGATCGCTACCCGTTCGGTCTCCAGCAGTACCGTGCGGCCAAACTTCGTGTTTATGAGAATGCCGCCGTTTGCGTGGTGAATGCGGATGATGCCCTGACCATGCCGGTACGCGGCGCGGACGAGCGCTGCATCAGCTTCGGCGTGGACGTGGGGGATTATCATCTCAACCGCCAGCAGGGCGATACCTGGCTGCGCGTGAAGGGTGAGAAGGTGCTGAACACCAAAGAGATGAAGTTGGTGGGGCAGCATAACTACACTAACGCGCTGGCAGCGATGGCGCTGGCGGATGCGGTGAAGCTCCCGCGTTCCAGCAGCCTGAAGGCGCTGACCACCTTCACCGGTCTGGCTCATCGCTTCCAGCTGGCCTGGGAGCATAACGGCGTACGCTGGATTAACGATTCAAAAGCCACCAATGTTGGCAGCACCGAAGCGGCGCTGAACGGCCTCCACGTTGAGGGCACGCTACATCTGCTACTGGGCGGCGACGGCAAATCTGCTGATTTCTCCTCCCTTGCGCCGTATCTGCAAGGTTCCAAAGTTCGTATTTACTGTTTCGGCCGCGACGGCGCGGAGTTGGCGCAATTGCGTCCTGATATTGCCGAGCAAACCGAAACGATGGCGCAGGCAATGGCGCTTATCGGCCCGCGCGTCCAGCCTGGCGATATGGTTCTGTTGTCGCCAGCCTGTGCCAGCCTCGACCAGTTCAAAAACTTTGAGCAGCGCGGCGACGTCTTTACCCAATTAGCGAAGGAGCTTGGCTGA
- the murG gene encoding undecaprenyldiphospho-muramoylpentapeptide beta-N-acetylglucosaminyltransferase, whose amino-acid sequence MSNQSRRLMVMAGGTGGHVFPGLAVAHHLMDQGWQVRWLGTADRMEADLVPKHGIEIDFIRISGLRGKGLKAMVLAPVRIFNAWRQARAIMKAYRPQVVLGMGGYVSGPGGLAAWSLGIPVVLHEQNGIAGLTNKWLAKIAKKVMQAFPGAFPNADVVGNPVRTDVLALPLPQERFAGREGPVRVLVVGGSQGARVLNQTMPQVAGRLGGAVTIWHQCGKGAQAVVQQAYAEAAQPQHKVTEFIDDMAAAYAWADVVVCRSGALTVSEIAAAGLPALFVPFQHKDRQQYWNALPLEKAGAAKILEQPQFTVDAVTETLTGWDRATLLAMAEHARAASIPDATERVAKEVSAAALA is encoded by the coding sequence ATGAGCAATCAATCCCGGCGGTTAATGGTGATGGCTGGCGGCACCGGGGGACATGTTTTCCCTGGGCTTGCGGTAGCGCATCATCTGATGGACCAGGGCTGGCAGGTTCGCTGGCTCGGCACCGCCGATCGTATGGAAGCGGACCTGGTGCCGAAACATGGCATCGAAATCGACTTTATCCGTATTTCAGGCCTGCGCGGGAAAGGGCTGAAAGCGATGGTGCTTGCTCCGGTGCGTATCTTTAACGCCTGGCGGCAGGCGAGGGCGATCATGAAAGCTTATCGCCCGCAGGTTGTGCTCGGTATGGGCGGTTATGTTTCAGGCCCGGGTGGTCTGGCGGCGTGGTCGCTTGGCATTCCGGTTGTGCTTCACGAACAAAACGGGATTGCGGGCCTGACGAACAAGTGGCTGGCAAAAATCGCTAAGAAAGTTATGCAGGCATTCCCTGGCGCGTTTCCGAATGCGGATGTCGTTGGGAACCCGGTGCGTACAGACGTGCTGGCGCTCCCACTGCCGCAGGAGCGTTTTGCTGGCCGTGAAGGGCCGGTACGCGTACTGGTAGTCGGTGGCTCCCAGGGCGCGCGCGTGCTTAACCAGACCATGCCACAGGTAGCCGGGCGACTCGGTGGAGCCGTCACTATCTGGCACCAGTGTGGCAAAGGCGCTCAGGCTGTCGTGCAGCAGGCTTATGCCGAGGCCGCACAGCCCCAGCATAAAGTGACCGAGTTTATTGACGACATGGCTGCCGCTTACGCATGGGCAGACGTTGTGGTTTGCCGCTCCGGTGCATTAACCGTCAGCGAGATCGCGGCCGCAGGCTTGCCTGCATTGTTTGTCCCCTTCCAGCATAAAGACCGGCAGCAATACTGGAACGCGCTGCCGCTGGAAAAGGCTGGTGCCGCAAAAATACTCGAGCAGCCGCAGTTTACCGTGGATGCCGTTACCGAAACGCTCACAGGATGGGACAGGGCAACGTTGCTGGCGATGGCCGAACATGCGCGCGCTGCCTCCATTCCTGACGCCACCGAGCGGGTAGCCAAAGAAGTAAGCGCCGCAGCACTGGCGTAA